The following coding sequences lie in one Populus nigra chromosome 15, ddPopNigr1.1, whole genome shotgun sequence genomic window:
- the LOC133674905 gene encoding phosphoinositide phosphatase SAC3-like — MASSTGNEGTSCSPTISSNSRTDEQEELLPWPDQVSMQKFKLYKTQSKFYMVGRDKTRMFWRVLKIDRLDPCELNIREDSTMYTESECYDLLSRVHEGNNATGGLKFVTTCYGIVGFIKFLGPYYMLLITKRRQIGAICGHNVYAVCKSEMIPLPNSTVQSSISNSKEENRYKKLLCTVDLTKDFFFSYSYHVMRSLQKNLCDTRTGQVPYETMFVWNEFLTRGIRNHLQNTLWTVALVYGFFKQAKLSVSGREFKLTLIARRSRHYAGTRYLKRGVNEKGRVANDVETEQIVFEDVPEGFPRQISSVVQNRGSIPLFWSQETSRLNIKPDIILSKKDQNYEATRLHFENLAKRYGNPIIILNLIKTQEKKPRESILCAEFANAIDHINKNLSEENRLRFLHWDLHKHSRSKATNVLLLLGKVAAYALTLTGFFYCQATSDLKLEGCMDSPFIEHAENGNLTSQYNSGNLTSQYNSNSYNEDSNNLEEKSSGGNNAVNGNHSIKRPMFQMGVLRTNCIDCLDRTNVAQYAYGLAALGHQLNALGVIDNPKIDLDVPLADDLMGFYERMGDTLAHQYGGSAAHNKIFSERRGQWKAATQSQEFFRTLQRYYSNAYMDAEKQDAINVFLGHFQPQQGKPALWELDSDQHHNVGRNGQTNVDEDARSIFKRSLSDGNILRENHSPLSAMNVKQQNFCRSAFPDQFQEENNVLSESSPEISTCESDIAFSRYTPLMPRRQLFGDLQRDRYLESDQVCFSEHGDTFNCSNFVDIDWLSSSGNSCEEEPFERSSLLTNSPICGLSSEDVANGIMGETTPSTSEYGGSSTKEIQRTGTELSYSNPANSNLLEEFSDSFVNWVNHGEALCN; from the exons atGGCGTCGTCGACGGGGAATGAGGGAACGTCTTGCTCCCCGACAATAAGTAGTAATAGTAGAACTGATGAGCAAGAAGAGTTGCTGCCGTGGCCTGACCAGGTTTCTATGCAGAAATTCAAGCTTTATAAGACTCAATCG AAATTTTACATGGTAGGAAGGGACAAGACTAGGATGTTTTGGAGAGTGCTAAAGATTGACCGACTTGATCCTTGCGAGTTAAATATTCGTGAAGATTCTACAATGTATACGGAGAGTGAATGTTATGATCTGTTGAGCCGGGTACATGAAGGAAACAATGCTACCGGTGGGCTTAAATTTGTCACTACTTGTTATGGAATTGTTG GGTTCATCAAATTTCTTGGACCATACTACATGCTACTTATaacaaaaagaagacaaattgGTGCAATCTGTGGTCACAACGTATATGCAGTCTGCAAGAGTGAGATGATTCCACTTCCAAATTCCACTGTACAGTCTAGTATCAGCAATTCTAAGGAGGAGAACAG GTACAAGAAGCTTCTATGCACAGTGGACCTAACAAAGGACTTCTTTTTTAGCTATTCATACCATGTTATGCGTAGTCTTCAAAAGAACTTGTGTGATACCAGGACAGGCCAGGTCCCATATGAAACAATGTTTGTCTGGAATGAATTCTTGACTCGTGGCATCCGAAATCACCTTCAAAATACTCTGTGGACAGTTGCTTTAGTGTATGGATTCTTTAAACAG GCCAAACTTTCTGTATCCGGGCGGGAGTTCAAACTTACCCTAATTGCAAGACGTTCACGTCATTATGCTGGTACTAG GTATTTGAAACGTGGGGTAAATGAGAAGGGCAGAGTGGCTAATGATGTTGAGACGGAGCAGATTGTTTTTGAGGATGTTCCCGAAGGATTTCCCAGGCAAATAAGTTCAGTTGTCCAGAACCGTGGTTCCATCCCACTCTTTTGGTCACAGGAAACCTCACGTTTGAATATTAAACCTGATATTATAT TGTCAAAGAAGGACCAAAATTATGAAGCAACAAGACTTCATTTTGAAAATCTTGCAAAGAGATATGGAAATCCCATTATTATTTTGAACTTGATTAAG ACACAAGAGAAGAAACCTCGAGAGTCAATTCTTTGTGCAGAGTTTGCTAATGCTATtgatcatattaataaaaatttatctgaGGAGAATCGTCTAAGGTTCCTTCACTGGGATCTACACAAACATTCTAGAAG CAAAGCAACGAATGTTTTATTACTTCTGGGAAAAGTGGCTGCATATGCTTTGACGCTAACAGGTTTCTTTTATTGTCAAGCAACATCGGACTTGAAACTTGAGGGTTGTATGGATTCACCTTTCATTGA GCATGCTGAGAATGGCAACTTAACATCTCAGTATAACAGTGGCAACTTAACATCTCAGTATAACAGTAACAGCTATAATGAGGATAGCAACAACTTAGAGGAGAAATCTAGTGGAGGTAACAATGCTGTTAATGGAAACCATTCTATCAAGCGCCCAATGTTCCAGATGGGTGTGCTCAGGACCAATTGCATAGATTGTCTTGATCGCACAAATGTTGCACAGTATGCATATGGGCTGGCTGCTCTTGGACACCAGCTTAATGCCTTGGGCGTTATAGATAACCCTAAAATAGACCTTGATGTGCCTTTGGCTGATGATTTGATGGGGTTTTATGAGAGAATGGGTGACACACTTGCGCATCAGTATGGTGGCTCCgctgctcataataag ATATTCTCTGAGAGAAGGGGTCAGTGGAAGGCTGCAACTCAGTCGCAGGAGTTCTTCAGAACCCTTCAACGGTATTACAGCAATGCATACATGGATGCTGAGAAACAGGATGCAATTAATGT ATTCTTGGGGCACTTCCAACCACAACAGGGTAAACCTGCACTCTGGGAATTGGATTCTGACCAGCATCACAATGTTGGAAGGAATGGGCAAACAAACGTGGATGAAGATGCAAG gTCTATTTTCAAAAGGTCCTTATCTGATGGAAATATTCTTCGGGAAAATCACTCACCTTTGTCAGCTATGAATGTCAAGCAGCAGAACTTTTGCAGATCAGCTTTTCCAGATCAATTTCAAGAGGAAAACAATGTTCTTTCAGAATCATCACCTGAAATATCTACTTGTGAAAGTGATATAGCATTTTCAAG GTACACTCCCTTAATGCCTCGTAGGCAGCTTTTTGGAGATCTGCAAAGAGATCGCTATCTGGAAAGTGATCAAGTTTGCTTCTCTGAGCATGGAGATACATTTAATTGCTCAAACTTTGTTGATATAGACTGGCTGTCTTCCTCTGGAAACTCATGCGAAGAAGAGCCATTTgagag GTCATCGTTGCTCACAAACTCTCCAATTTGTGGTCTGTCATCAGAAGATGTTGCCAATGGAATAATGGGTGAAACAACCCCATCCACAAGTGAATATGGTGGATCCAGCACGAAG GAAATTCAGAGAACAGGAACAGAGCTATCGTATAGTAATCCAGCAAATTCCAACTTGCTCGAGGAGTTTTCAGATAGCTTTGTGAACTGGGTAAACCATGGGGAGGCACTGTGCAATTGA